The Corynebacterium vitaeruminis DSM 20294 genome window below encodes:
- a CDS encoding DUF6541 family protein: protein MDQLADVNIAHAALIAVAVFMVPGFVINLLSGIRVPWAVAAATPTTFALFGFSGWLLSQLGIRYDVGTVSVVWAIACLIALAWSLAFYFAGRRRREAVLHKAPWWKRYGGGLADPNWILPAAGAITGSFLFLQRCISLFDDLPHRLADIPQGWDVQWHASEVRWVMDSGIADPTRMGELRNYEGQAQMYYPSGWHAGAGILGEIAHLTPIEATNLTGFVLPGIVLPLSVGLIAWRIVNRRGMLAQIGAGLSAVLIFCAPTVFWIGSYVGAWPYVAAMCMTGIVLALFMSIAAVPRRALAAGLGFMGLAMVHPSAVTVPVMALALWWLTRLIWAPSRKTSGFTAGALVRLKDLAVLALTGGIATAILLPQLLSGSASTEEVSSFTDLGDVSRAESWGEVFTMATRHHEEFGDINWTWLFVLAGIGAATALWRLNLWAPLTFGLSAWITANSIVPFADPWGGLLEFVGALHYNSAHRLIMPVTMFLFAAAGVGIATVIRLVTVGFLTQPIVRRISWGVSAVLAVAVAVIAIPAEQSLVEDGSDFAVASVHDGRMTNDSDTKAFDWLAKQPKAYEGTIMGDPADGHGWMYAYNGLPSIERHYLMSTNPVPGSVNTLYWHGNLAGAGNHGESHTRNSVDEAIDDLKVNYFVTSLPNFWAFQKEDRALAEWLYTSPGLTLVYKDGPVAIFAVNSHFTDEQLDRMRGSGSPDPLPHQATYGELGVNLLATEDMLSDATVDRGDTSQAPAVAHDADGNPYLYGDTTTPRDEDPSDVPYYHRPTLKDEGGVDITQVAPDPFDY, encoded by the coding sequence ATGGATCAACTCGCCGACGTGAACATTGCGCACGCAGCGCTCATCGCCGTCGCGGTGTTCATGGTGCCGGGCTTCGTCATCAACCTGCTCAGCGGCATCAGGGTGCCGTGGGCGGTCGCCGCGGCCACGCCCACCACGTTCGCGCTCTTCGGCTTCTCCGGGTGGCTTCTTAGCCAGCTCGGGATCCGCTACGACGTGGGCACCGTCTCGGTCGTCTGGGCGATCGCCTGCCTCATAGCCCTCGCGTGGAGCCTCGCCTTCTACTTCGCCGGCCGTAGGCGTCGTGAAGCGGTCTTGCACAAGGCCCCGTGGTGGAAGCGGTACGGCGGAGGGCTCGCCGACCCCAACTGGATCCTGCCCGCGGCGGGCGCCATTACCGGCTCGTTTCTCTTTCTGCAGCGATGCATTTCGCTTTTCGACGACCTGCCTCACCGGCTGGCGGACATCCCGCAGGGGTGGGACGTGCAGTGGCACGCGAGCGAGGTCCGCTGGGTCATGGATTCCGGGATCGCCGACCCGACCCGGATGGGCGAGCTGCGCAACTACGAGGGCCAGGCCCAGATGTACTACCCCTCGGGCTGGCACGCGGGCGCGGGCATCCTCGGCGAGATCGCGCACCTGACCCCCATCGAGGCCACCAATCTCACCGGCTTCGTGCTGCCCGGCATCGTGCTGCCGCTCAGCGTCGGGCTCATCGCGTGGCGGATCGTCAACCGGCGCGGAATGCTCGCGCAGATCGGCGCGGGGCTGTCCGCGGTGCTCATCTTCTGCGCGCCGACGGTGTTCTGGATCGGCAGCTACGTCGGCGCCTGGCCGTACGTCGCCGCGATGTGCATGACCGGCATCGTGCTCGCGCTGTTCATGTCGATCGCCGCGGTGCCCCGCAGGGCGCTGGCCGCGGGCCTCGGCTTCATGGGGCTGGCGATGGTCCACCCCTCGGCCGTGACCGTCCCCGTCATGGCACTGGCGCTGTGGTGGCTGACCCGGCTCATCTGGGCCCCGAGCCGAAAGACCTCCGGGTTCACGGCCGGGGCGTTGGTGCGGCTCAAGGACCTCGCGGTGCTGGCGCTGACGGGCGGCATCGCCACCGCGATCCTGCTCCCGCAGCTGCTGTCCGGCTCCGCGTCCACCGAGGAGGTCAGCTCCTTTACCGACCTCGGCGACGTCTCCCGCGCCGAGAGCTGGGGCGAGGTGTTCACCATGGCCACCCGCCACCACGAGGAGTTCGGCGACATCAACTGGACCTGGCTGTTCGTCCTCGCGGGCATCGGCGCCGCGACGGCGCTGTGGCGGCTCAACCTCTGGGCGCCGCTCACCTTCGGACTGAGCGCCTGGATCACGGCCAACTCGATCGTCCCGTTCGCCGACCCCTGGGGCGGTCTGCTCGAGTTCGTCGGCGCGCTGCACTACAACTCGGCGCACCGCCTCATCATGCCGGTGACCATGTTCCTGTTCGCCGCGGCGGGCGTGGGCATCGCCACCGTCATCCGGCTTGTCACCGTGGGATTCTTGACCCAGCCGATCGTGCGGCGCATCTCCTGGGGCGTCTCCGCCGTCCTCGCGGTGGCCGTCGCCGTCATCGCGATCCCGGCTGAGCAAAGCCTCGTCGAGGACGGCAGCGACTTCGCCGTCGCCTCGGTCCACGACGGCCGCATGACCAACGACTCCGACACCAAGGCCTTCGACTGGTTGGCGAAGCAGCCCAAGGCCTACGAGGGCACGATCATGGGCGATCCCGCCGACGGGCACGGCTGGATGTACGCCTACAACGGCCTTCCCTCCATCGAGCGCCACTACCTCATGTCCACCAACCCGGTGCCGGGTAGCGTCAACACGCTCTATTGGCACGGCAACCTCGCTGGCGCCGGAAACCACGGCGAGTCGCACACGCGCAACTCCGTCGACGAGGCGATCGACGACCTCAAGGTGAACTACTTCGTCACCTCGCTGCCAAACTTCTGGGCCTTCCAGAAGGAGGACCGCGCGCTCGCCGAGTGGCTCTACACCTCGCCGGGGCTCACGCTCGTGTACAAGGACGGCCCCGTGGCGATCTTCGCGGTCAACTCCCACTTCACCGACGAGCAGCTCGACCGGATGCGCGGCAGCGGCTCCCCGGACCCGCTGCCGCACCAGGCCACCTATGGCGAGCTCGGGGTGAACCTGCTCGCTACCGAGGACATGCTTTCCGACGCCACGGTGGACCGCGGCGACACCTCCCAGGCGCCCGCCGTCGCCCACGACGCCGACGGAAACCCCTACCTCTACGGCGACACCACCACCCCGCGCGACGAGGACCCCTCCGACGTGCCCTACTACCACCGCCCGACCCTCAAGGACGAGGGGGGAGTGGACATCACTCAGGTCGCGCCCGACCCGTTCGACTACTAG
- the eccB gene encoding type VII secretion protein EccB, translating to MARLNPTTKVQISGHKFLKRRVAHGLVFGDIRMIHDPLGRRRRAMLFGGAASVLIAVAAGAMALFAPDANPGDVPILRASGGQLYARLDGRYHPVPNLTSARLLAGEAAEAKSISDTQLAALPKGHPVGIVDAPGVYEQPSSDAPRAWLACHTSGVSSSRATPAEDKVTVVAAAEEFKEDPSGAVFARAGGREFVVTADGRYQLPLADTPEGRTWRRGLGITPQTPVWTPPADVLSLLNEHPLEAPPADAAVWVAGERTWLKRPDGVAALTHGQAEALVAAGVSRVEVTEARLGGEPDSPAPVSVPDTSSGFIDPSDKPLCVDADGTLGVQKTEREAQALAGESVATHFLGGGAAMLVDTGSGLHVVSESGRRHALGAGAGDAETAMVGAGTPQQVDWLLLRLLPEGTPLTFDEAARPIDADES from the coding sequence ATGGCGCGGCTCAACCCAACCACGAAGGTCCAGATCAGCGGGCACAAGTTTCTCAAGCGACGGGTGGCCCACGGGCTGGTCTTCGGCGACATCCGCATGATCCACGATCCCCTGGGGCGCCGGCGCCGAGCGATGCTCTTCGGCGGAGCGGCCAGCGTGCTCATCGCGGTGGCCGCGGGGGCGATGGCGCTTTTCGCCCCCGACGCCAACCCCGGCGACGTCCCCATCCTCCGCGCCAGCGGCGGCCAGCTGTACGCGCGCCTCGACGGCCGCTACCACCCCGTGCCCAACCTCACCTCCGCCCGGCTGCTCGCGGGCGAGGCGGCCGAGGCGAAGTCCATCTCCGATACCCAGCTCGCGGCTCTGCCGAAGGGCCATCCCGTGGGCATTGTCGACGCCCCCGGTGTCTACGAGCAGCCCTCTAGCGATGCCCCGCGCGCGTGGCTGGCCTGCCACACGAGCGGGGTGTCCTCTTCCCGGGCGACGCCGGCGGAGGACAAGGTCACGGTGGTCGCCGCCGCGGAGGAGTTTAAGGAGGATCCTTCTGGCGCGGTCTTCGCCCGCGCTGGCGGTCGCGAGTTCGTGGTCACGGCAGATGGTCGCTACCAACTTCCCCTTGCCGACACCCCGGAGGGAAGGACGTGGCGCCGGGGGCTGGGAATTACCCCGCAGACCCCGGTGTGGACGCCGCCCGCGGACGTCCTTTCCCTACTCAACGAGCACCCGCTGGAAGCCCCTCCCGCCGACGCCGCCGTGTGGGTGGCGGGGGAGAGGACGTGGCTCAAGCGCCCCGACGGGGTGGCGGCGCTGACGCACGGGCAGGCAGAGGCGCTGGTTGCGGCGGGGGTCAGCCGGGTCGAGGTCACCGAGGCGCGGCTGGGCGGCGAGCCAGACTCACCCGCGCCGGTATCCGTGCCGGACACCTCCTCGGGGTTTATCGACCCGAGCGACAAGCCACTGTGCGTGGACGCCGACGGCACGCTCGGCGTGCAGAAGACGGAGCGCGAGGCGCAGGCGCTGGCGGGGGAGTCGGTGGCCACGCACTTCCTCGGAGGCGGCGCGGCCATGCTCGTGGATACCGGCTCGGGCCTGCACGTGGTGTCCGAGTCGGGGCGCAGGCACGCGCTCGGCGCAGGCGCTGGCGACGCGGAGACCGCGATGGTGGGGGCGGGCACGCCGCAGCAGGTCGACTGGCTGCTGCTGAGGCTCCTGCCGGAGGGCACCCCGCTCACCTTCGACGAGGCGGCGCGCCCCATCGACGCTGACGAGTCCTAG
- a CDS encoding TIGR02611 family protein gives MGSMRETVAEKVGKISAHHEALKTKKLGFLVRPATLAIGWLIVIIGIITIPFPGPGWLTVFVGVGILSLEVHWAHRLLEWGVHQYECFFSWFRRQPKTNRYGIVAGTCAVAWVAVGASTYIAWQMGAIPALDPVMEAMANS, from the coding sequence ATGGGTTCGATGCGCGAGACGGTGGCGGAGAAGGTCGGAAAGATCTCAGCCCACCACGAGGCGCTCAAGACGAAGAAGCTGGGCTTCCTCGTCCGCCCCGCGACGCTTGCCATCGGCTGGCTCATCGTCATCATCGGGATCATCACCATCCCGTTCCCCGGCCCCGGCTGGCTCACCGTCTTCGTGGGCGTGGGAATCCTCTCGCTGGAGGTCCACTGGGCGCACCGCCTGCTCGAGTGGGGCGTGCACCAATACGAGTGCTTCTTTTCTTGGTTCCGCCGCCAGCCCAAGACCAACCGCTACGGGATCGTCGCGGGTACCTGCGCCGTGGCCTGGGTAGCGGTCGGTGCCTCGACCTATATCGCCTGGCAGATGGGGGCGATCCCCGCGCTCGACCCAGTCATGGAGGCCATGGCGAACAGCTAG
- a CDS encoding S8 family serine peptidase: MRWWRVLAACAFLHVAVPLPASAQPACAIPLPATSHDIALQADVGDRLRKVHSLADGHGVKVAVIDTGVEPVPRLGEIIDGGDLLAEGSTALADCDAHGTVVAGIIRAVDTGDGVVGVAPGTQLIAVRQTSSRNQRPEEELGGTLASLAEAIHRSIDLGAQVINVSVVSCLPPAVAPDLAPLDAALARAEDSGVVVVAAAGNESPRCPRGSTVLPAARPSVVAVAAHDSPDSLSSYSLDAPGALSAAGLVEAGVTGAGLSAGLESGGGVAGFEGTSFAAPVVSGVVALLRQRHPEASPAQLREMLSASVDPTTGAVAPERIVGMLAPTDGNKRGLTVARAQVEGAPVGERLGYGLAIAAGVAVLALAARGARR, encoded by the coding sequence ATGAGGTGGTGGCGGGTGCTCGCGGCCTGCGCGTTCCTGCACGTCGCCGTGCCGCTTCCGGCGTCGGCGCAGCCCGCCTGCGCGATTCCCCTCCCCGCGACGTCCCACGACATCGCGTTGCAGGCCGACGTCGGCGACCGTTTGCGAAAGGTGCATTCGCTTGCCGACGGCCATGGCGTGAAGGTCGCGGTCATCGACACCGGCGTCGAGCCGGTGCCGCGCCTCGGGGAGATCATCGACGGAGGGGATCTGCTCGCGGAGGGTTCGACGGCTCTTGCGGACTGCGACGCGCACGGGACCGTGGTCGCCGGCATCATCCGGGCCGTGGACACCGGCGACGGGGTGGTGGGCGTGGCCCCCGGCACGCAGCTCATCGCCGTCCGGCAGACCTCCTCCCGCAACCAGCGGCCGGAGGAGGAGCTCGGAGGCACCCTCGCCTCGCTTGCCGAGGCGATCCACCGCTCGATCGACCTAGGCGCGCAGGTGATCAACGTGTCCGTGGTCAGCTGCCTGCCTCCTGCGGTCGCGCCCGACCTCGCGCCCCTCGACGCCGCGCTTGCTCGGGCGGAGGATTCCGGGGTCGTGGTGGTCGCGGCGGCAGGAAACGAGTCACCGCGCTGCCCGCGGGGGTCTACTGTGCTGCCCGCGGCGCGCCCCAGCGTCGTGGCGGTCGCCGCCCACGACTCCCCCGATTCACTGAGTTCTTACTCGCTCGATGCCCCCGGCGCGTTGAGCGCCGCGGGGTTGGTCGAGGCCGGGGTCACCGGCGCGGGGTTGAGCGCGGGGCTGGAATCCGGCGGCGGCGTCGCGGGCTTCGAGGGCACGAGCTTCGCGGCACCGGTCGTCTCGGGGGTTGTGGCGCTCCTGCGCCAGCGCCACCCCGAGGCGAGCCCGGCGCAGCTCCGAGAGATGCTTTCCGCCAGCGTGGATCCGACGACGGGCGCGGTCGCCCCAGAGAGGATCGTCGGGATGCTCGCACCGACCGACGGCAACAAACGCGGGCTCACGGTGGCGCGGGCGCAGGTGGAGGGCGCTCCCGTCGGCGAGAGGCTGGGGTACGGGCTGGCGATCGCCGCGGGAGTCGCCGTGCTGGCGCTGGCCGCCCGCGGCGCGCGGCGCTAG
- the eccD gene encoding type VII secretion integral membrane protein EccD, with the protein MPLVDHLLRVHVRLALGGDVARVRSGADLCLPAASTMEEVLPEVLALMKAPQISLPWEARTPAGQLLDLHEPLCSLGIGHGSVIVLGPKRESPAPLVKDAAEALVDGPRPTANPAVTAVFSALAGVVALGAVVSSPALGIPLAARPAILALACFALLRWPHASALVVPGALACAAAATWAIGGPRFYELAPDQAALAVIGGALFAFMYVVGTLFIARVSALVRAAVATASIAAALACPAAWLFRPEFGLSHERWWLGYSALLVVVGIAGMLFSPGVAGSLAGLKVPRIPSAGHDLAESDRGLEDPDAVAGLAIAINDGIHVGCGVAILAGAVGLAQGEGVFAQALALSAFVALALHAHRQASAVCVWSSWVPAAVCVVAVALAAGPGAWGIVLALPPALILVTAPAWSARVPELEPTTISWFERVESLAVAATLPLALHLAGFFAMVRALG; encoded by the coding sequence ATGCCCCTCGTCGACCACCTTCTGCGTGTTCACGTGCGCCTGGCCTTGGGCGGCGACGTGGCGCGGGTGCGCAGCGGCGCGGACCTGTGCCTGCCGGCTGCCTCCACGATGGAGGAGGTCCTGCCGGAGGTGCTGGCGCTCATGAAGGCGCCGCAGATCTCGCTGCCGTGGGAGGCCCGCACCCCCGCCGGACAGCTGCTGGATCTGCACGAACCGCTGTGCTCGCTGGGAATAGGCCACGGATCCGTCATCGTGCTCGGACCCAAACGAGAATCCCCCGCGCCGCTCGTCAAGGACGCGGCCGAGGCCCTCGTGGATGGTCCGAGGCCGACCGCCAACCCGGCGGTGACCGCGGTGTTCAGCGCACTAGCCGGGGTGGTCGCGCTGGGGGCGGTCGTGTCCTCGCCGGCGCTGGGAATTCCCCTCGCGGCGCGACCCGCGATCCTGGCGTTGGCGTGTTTCGCGTTGCTGCGCTGGCCGCACGCCTCCGCGCTCGTGGTTCCCGGCGCGCTTGCGTGCGCGGCGGCGGCCACGTGGGCGATAGGCGGGCCTCGGTTCTACGAGCTCGCGCCGGATCAGGCGGCGCTAGCGGTCATCGGTGGGGCGCTCTTCGCGTTCATGTACGTGGTCGGAACCCTGTTTATCGCCCGGGTTTCCGCCCTGGTGCGGGCCGCCGTGGCCACCGCCTCCATCGCTGCCGCTCTCGCATGTCCTGCGGCGTGGCTCTTCCGCCCCGAGTTCGGCCTCTCGCACGAGCGCTGGTGGCTAGGGTATTCGGCGCTGCTCGTGGTCGTAGGCATCGCGGGCATGTTGTTTTCCCCTGGCGTTGCCGGTTCGCTGGCAGGGCTGAAGGTGCCACGGATCCCCAGCGCTGGCCACGACCTCGCGGAGAGCGACCGAGGGCTCGAGGATCCGGACGCCGTAGCTGGCCTCGCGATCGCGATCAACGACGGTATCCACGTCGGCTGCGGGGTGGCGATCCTCGCCGGGGCGGTGGGGCTCGCGCAGGGAGAAGGCGTGTTCGCCCAGGCCCTGGCTCTGAGCGCGTTCGTTGCGCTCGCGCTCCACGCTCACCGGCAGGCCTCGGCCGTGTGCGTGTGGTCGTCGTGGGTTCCCGCGGCCGTGTGCGTCGTTGCGGTCGCGCTCGCGGCGGGGCCAGGGGCGTGGGGAATCGTCCTTGCGCTTCCGCCCGCGTTGATTCTCGTCACCGCCCCGGCTTGGTCGGCAAGGGTGCCGGAGCTCGAACCCACCACCATCAGCTGGTTCGAGCGCGTCGAGTCCCTCGCGGTCGCCGCGACCCTGCCGCTCGCGCTTCACCTCGCCGGGTTCTTCGCCATGGTGAGGGCGCTCGGATGA
- the eccCa gene encoding type VII secretion protein EccCa has product MTVVAAEARAEAPAAIAAAPCLLDAPSDEVPMLAATNREAAPPLPAGELRPERIPEASKPQPVPLIRALMPLVMVLMVVAMVGLMAFSGGPLNPTVLIFPLMMLTSLLMMLSPTPGEDVDETRRVYLRHLNSLREQALRNAQAQRRHEEYKNPAPGELWSLVGTPRMWERGAESPDALAVRVGSGNAALCTPIAVEDSGAPEDLDPVCAISLRHVVRSVGAVPGLPLVVQLQAFPVVGLTGPRAPELARAILAQLAVHHGPEAVGIKTLGLGFDWCKWLPHTRNPGRAAFQVLVVDDTIDADQALVEGEHTCILSVGMREGTVLAQWAENEGLILDADEALSTSTEAGTEELGAPDGLSLDAATQLARSLTRFRRPDTAAGDSSDLRRLLGVEELDAAAVDKLWQPRGNRRLAVPIGLNHHGAPLIVDIKESAHGGMGPHGLCIGATGSGKSELLRTLVAAMAATHSPEDINFVLVDFKGGATFLGLDGLPHTSAVITNLEDESLLVERMHDAIAGEMNRRQELLRKAGNFANVTEYTAAREHNAELAPLPALFIVIDEFSELLGQHPDFADLFVAVGRLGRSLHIHLLLASQRLEEGRLRGLDSHLSYRLGLKTFSAAESRQVLGVPDAYHLPNQPGSGYFRTSSESITRFRASYISGPLTRENRPVAASLAVREFHSWEDVEEIVPAGEAGVTVDPRGRTLVDAVVEATSQVAERRKQRAHPIWLPPLPEQLPLSGVVEDHGELLAPVGIIDRPYQQRQDVLLLDFRGQGGHAAVCGGPQTGKTNALRSLVVSLAVTHSTEAIRFYVLDLSGSSLRQLEQLLHVAGVATKPEGEKVRRVIDEVLGLIEEPETRHTFLIVDGWHVLASDFEDLLDPLARIAADGLAARVHLVLSTPRWTAVRPAVRDLVTQRIELKLGESLDSLIDRKLQQKLPAAPGSALLPGGERALFALSSGQDIAHACAVTSGQTPVPPLKQLPSTLCLSTLRDRAPAPRHGLLLGMGGPRLEPVAWDFSQSQHLVCFGGQGSGKSTLLRTIAEEICGLGREAARIVLIDHRRSHLGALPEDMVAGYSGGTAQTEKLVADTVHTLSARLPGPEVTATELAARSWWSGPEIFLVIDDYDLLPDGCLNPLLGVLPHARDIGLHIVLARKSGGVQRALFRPFLAELKDQAPTAVLLDAEKDDGPLFGVRTGPKPPGRAALVEKGTHRGLIHIAQAEGTRP; this is encoded by the coding sequence GTGACCGTTGTGGCCGCCGAGGCGCGGGCCGAAGCTCCGGCCGCCATCGCGGCGGCCCCGTGTCTGCTCGACGCGCCCAGCGACGAGGTGCCCATGCTGGCCGCGACCAACCGCGAGGCGGCCCCGCCGCTTCCCGCGGGCGAGCTTCGCCCCGAGCGGATCCCTGAGGCGAGCAAGCCCCAGCCCGTGCCGCTCATCCGAGCGCTCATGCCGCTGGTCATGGTGCTCATGGTGGTGGCGATGGTGGGGCTCATGGCCTTCTCCGGTGGCCCGCTGAACCCGACGGTGCTCATCTTCCCGCTCATGATGCTCACCAGCCTGCTCATGATGCTCAGCCCCACCCCCGGCGAAGACGTCGACGAGACCCGGCGGGTGTACCTGCGCCACCTCAACTCCCTGCGCGAGCAGGCGCTGCGCAACGCCCAGGCCCAGCGCCGCCACGAGGAATACAAGAATCCCGCCCCGGGCGAGCTGTGGTCGCTCGTGGGCACGCCACGGATGTGGGAGCGCGGCGCGGAATCCCCCGACGCCCTGGCTGTGAGGGTGGGGTCGGGCAACGCCGCGCTGTGCACGCCCATCGCGGTCGAGGACTCGGGGGCGCCCGAGGACCTCGACCCGGTGTGCGCCATCAGCCTGCGCCACGTCGTGCGCTCGGTGGGCGCGGTGCCGGGGCTTCCGCTGGTAGTGCAGCTGCAGGCCTTCCCCGTGGTCGGGCTTACCGGCCCCCGAGCGCCGGAGCTGGCCCGGGCGATCCTGGCGCAGCTGGCGGTGCATCATGGGCCGGAAGCGGTGGGGATCAAGACCCTCGGGCTGGGGTTTGACTGGTGCAAGTGGCTGCCGCACACGCGCAACCCCGGTCGCGCGGCCTTCCAGGTTCTCGTCGTCGACGACACCATCGACGCCGACCAAGCCCTCGTCGAGGGGGAGCACACCTGCATCCTCAGCGTGGGAATGCGGGAGGGGACCGTCTTGGCCCAGTGGGCGGAGAACGAAGGCCTCATCCTCGACGCCGACGAGGCGTTGAGCACCTCCACCGAGGCGGGAACCGAGGAACTGGGAGCCCCCGACGGCCTGAGCCTTGACGCCGCCACCCAGCTTGCGCGCTCGCTCACGAGGTTTCGCCGCCCGGATACCGCGGCCGGAGACTCCTCTGACCTGCGCCGGCTGCTCGGCGTGGAGGAATTGGATGCGGCAGCCGTCGACAAGCTCTGGCAACCGCGAGGAAACCGCCGCCTGGCTGTGCCGATCGGCCTGAACCACCACGGCGCGCCGCTCATCGTGGACATCAAGGAGTCCGCCCACGGCGGCATGGGACCGCACGGGCTGTGCATCGGCGCGACCGGGTCCGGCAAGAGCGAGCTCCTGCGCACGCTGGTGGCGGCGATGGCCGCGACGCACAGCCCGGAGGATATCAACTTCGTGCTCGTCGACTTCAAGGGCGGCGCGACCTTCCTGGGCTTGGACGGACTGCCGCACACCTCGGCGGTGATCACCAACCTCGAGGACGAGTCGCTGCTGGTGGAGCGCATGCACGACGCGATCGCGGGCGAGATGAACCGACGCCAGGAGCTCCTGCGCAAGGCGGGGAACTTTGCCAACGTCACCGAGTACACGGCCGCGCGCGAGCACAACGCGGAGCTGGCGCCGCTTCCGGCGTTGTTCATCGTCATCGACGAGTTCTCCGAGCTGCTGGGCCAGCACCCCGACTTCGCCGACCTTTTCGTGGCCGTCGGCCGCCTGGGGCGCAGCCTGCACATCCACCTGCTGCTCGCCTCGCAGCGGCTGGAGGAGGGGCGCCTGCGCGGGCTCGACTCCCACCTGAGCTACCGGCTGGGACTCAAGACCTTCTCCGCAGCGGAGTCCAGGCAGGTGCTGGGTGTGCCGGACGCCTACCACCTGCCCAACCAGCCGGGCAGCGGCTATTTCAGGACCTCTTCGGAGAGCATCACGCGGTTTCGTGCCTCCTACATCTCGGGCCCGCTGACCCGGGAGAACCGGCCGGTGGCCGCAAGCCTCGCGGTCCGAGAGTTTCACTCCTGGGAGGATGTGGAGGAGATCGTCCCCGCGGGCGAAGCCGGCGTGACCGTCGATCCCCGCGGCCGAACGCTGGTCGACGCCGTCGTGGAGGCCACGAGTCAGGTGGCCGAGCGCAGGAAGCAGCGCGCGCACCCCATCTGGCTGCCACCGCTGCCCGAGCAGCTGCCCCTGTCGGGCGTGGTGGAGGATCACGGCGAGCTCCTCGCGCCGGTCGGGATCATCGACCGGCCGTACCAACAGCGCCAAGACGTCCTGCTCCTCGACTTCCGCGGTCAGGGAGGACACGCTGCGGTGTGTGGCGGGCCGCAGACGGGAAAGACGAACGCGCTGCGCAGCCTCGTCGTCTCGCTCGCGGTCACCCACTCGACCGAGGCGATCCGGTTCTATGTCCTCGACCTCTCGGGGAGCAGCCTGCGGCAGCTCGAGCAGCTTCTGCACGTCGCGGGGGTGGCCACCAAGCCGGAGGGCGAGAAGGTGCGACGCGTGATCGACGAGGTCCTGGGGCTCATCGAGGAGCCCGAGACCCGCCACACGTTCCTCATCGTCGACGGCTGGCACGTCCTAGCCAGCGACTTCGAAGACCTGCTCGACCCGCTCGCGAGGATCGCCGCCGACGGCCTCGCCGCCCGGGTCCACCTGGTGCTGAGCACCCCGAGGTGGACCGCGGTACGCCCGGCGGTGCGCGATCTGGTTACCCAGCGCATCGAGCTCAAGCTCGGCGAGTCTCTCGATTCGCTCATCGATCGCAAGCTCCAGCAGAAGCTGCCCGCCGCGCCGGGGTCGGCGTTGCTGCCGGGCGGGGAGCGCGCGCTGTTCGCCCTCTCCAGCGGGCAAGACATCGCCCACGCCTGCGCCGTGACCAGCGGCCAGACACCAGTGCCGCCGCTCAAGCAGCTCCCCAGCACGCTTTGCTTGTCGACGCTACGCGACCGCGCCCCGGCCCCGCGACACGGACTGCTTCTTGGCATGGGCGGACCGCGCCTCGAACCCGTGGCCTGGGACTTCTCGCAGAGCCAGCACCTGGTGTGCTTCGGCGGCCAGGGCAGCGGAAAGTCCACCCTCCTGCGAACGATCGCGGAGGAGATCTGTGGGCTCGGTCGCGAGGCGGCGCGGATCGTTCTCATCGACCACCGCCGCTCCCACCTAGGAGCGTTGCCGGAGGACATGGTGGCTGGGTATTCGGGCGGCACTGCGCAGACGGAAAAGCTCGTGGCGGACACCGTACACACGCTTTCCGCCCGGCTGCCCGGCCCGGAGGTCACCGCCACCGAGCTGGCGGCGCGCAGCTGGTGGTCGGGGCCCGAGATCTTCCTTGTCATCGACGACTACGACCTGCTTCCCGACGGCTGCCTCAACCCCCTGCTCGGCGTGCTTCCGCACGCCCGTGACATCGGGCTCCACATCGTGCTCGCGCGGAAGTCGGGCGGGGTCCAGCGGGCCCTGTTCCGCCCCTTTCTCGCAGAGCTTAAGGACCAGGCGCCCACGGCGGTTCTTCTCGACGCGGAAAAGGACGACGGACCGCTCTTTGGCGTGCGGACCGGGCCGAAGCCGCCCGGTAGGGCGGCGCTCGTCGAAAAGGGGACCCACCGCGGCCTTATCCACATTGCTCAGGCGGAAGGAACCCGGCCATGA